Proteins from one Vibrio coralliirubri genomic window:
- a CDS encoding 2-dehydro-3-deoxygalactonokinase, producing the protein MNQKNKISWLILDWGTTNFRAFAMDEQGQVVDKTERKMGLLQVEDGAFATELESLLSEWLGEYQHFPIYMAGMVGSAQGWVNVPYVSTPTNVESLAQNTHQFDLPWGATATIIPGVSHCDEHGHYDVMRGEEVQLFGLLELAGKPTLEAAFPGTHSKHANIEAGKLVSFSTYMTGELFSALSTHTILGRGLPEQISSNAAFVKGIEESSNPSITNQLFKARTHRLFGNLEESEVFDYLSGLLIGNEVRELHQESIYLVGGKALSERYDQACRQLKKTTEYVNGDDTFIAGMLKIKEAMNNDK; encoded by the coding sequence ATGAATCAAAAAAACAAAATCAGTTGGCTAATTCTGGATTGGGGAACGACAAACTTTCGTGCCTTTGCCATGGATGAACAAGGACAGGTCGTTGATAAAACAGAACGTAAAATGGGGCTGCTTCAGGTTGAAGATGGTGCCTTTGCAACCGAGCTTGAATCATTGCTGAGTGAGTGGCTCGGCGAATACCAACACTTCCCAATTTATATGGCAGGTATGGTTGGTTCTGCACAGGGCTGGGTCAACGTCCCTTATGTTTCCACGCCAACTAATGTGGAGTCCTTGGCTCAAAACACCCATCAATTCGACCTCCCTTGGGGGGCAACAGCCACCATCATTCCGGGTGTCAGCCATTGTGATGAGCATGGCCACTACGACGTCATGCGTGGTGAAGAGGTTCAGTTGTTTGGACTTCTTGAGTTAGCAGGCAAACCGACGCTTGAAGCAGCTTTTCCGGGGACTCACAGCAAACACGCAAATATTGAAGCGGGTAAGTTAGTCTCGTTTTCAACCTACATGACTGGCGAACTATTCTCTGCACTGTCGACACACACAATCCTAGGGCGTGGCTTGCCTGAACAAATCAGCTCTAACGCTGCTTTTGTAAAAGGGATAGAGGAAAGCTCGAACCCGTCAATCACCAATCAGCTCTTCAAAGCCAGAACGCATCGTCTATTCGGCAATCTAGAAGAGAGTGAAGTGTTTGATTACTTATCAGGGCTGTTAATCGGCAACGAAGTACGAGAACTGCATCAAGAGAGCATCTACTTGGTGGGCGGAAAAGCTCTATCAGAACGCTATGACCAAGCCTGTCGTCAGCTAAAGAAAACAACCGAATACGTGAATGGCGATGACACTTTCATCGCTGGAATGTTAAAAATTAAAGAGGCAATGAACAATGACAAATAA
- a CDS encoding TRAP transporter substrate-binding protein — protein MSRTGKILAIGGVFVASIIGAAIATNSQGNNQSSIAAGESQVQTLRFSMSSNNKHPIYDGAAKFKEIVEKFTELKVDIYPSAQLGDDRAAIEMLQLGTLDVSIPSTGPLANFYPEYNVFDLPFMITSEDVADKVLRSEFGDDMLNRLESKGLVGLDFWENGFRHVTNSRRAVKTIDDVKGLKIRTMESPLHLDAWKAMGATPTPMAFNELFTALQQGTVDGQENPYPNIALNNLFEVQETLSNTGHVYTPLALIVSQATWNKLSRHDQRVLRQAAIDAGDYERQVNRRVNLESLDVIKQNMEVVTLTPEALVGFQEATKPVIEKYTPIIGKDVVSAFQEQIKKAENELAAQ, from the coding sequence ATGTCTAGAACCGGAAAAATTCTAGCCATTGGTGGGGTGTTTGTCGCCTCAATCATTGGTGCAGCCATTGCTACAAATTCTCAAGGAAATAACCAATCGAGTATTGCAGCAGGTGAATCTCAAGTTCAAACTTTACGTTTCAGCATGAGCTCTAATAACAAACACCCTATCTATGATGGTGCAGCTAAGTTTAAAGAAATTGTTGAGAAATTTACTGAACTGAAGGTGGATATATACCCTTCAGCACAATTAGGTGATGACCGTGCGGCGATTGAAATGCTGCAATTAGGAACACTTGACGTATCTATTCCATCTACGGGTCCATTGGCTAACTTCTACCCTGAATACAATGTGTTCGACCTTCCCTTTATGATCACCAGTGAAGATGTCGCAGATAAAGTGCTACGCAGCGAATTTGGTGACGACATGCTGAACAGATTAGAGTCAAAAGGCTTAGTCGGCCTGGATTTCTGGGAGAATGGTTTCCGTCATGTTACGAATTCACGTCGTGCTGTGAAAACGATTGATGACGTGAAAGGCCTAAAGATCCGTACTATGGAGAGCCCACTTCACCTAGACGCATGGAAAGCGATGGGCGCAACTCCAACACCGATGGCCTTCAACGAACTGTTCACAGCACTTCAGCAAGGCACGGTTGACGGACAAGAAAACCCTTACCCGAATATCGCACTGAACAACTTGTTCGAAGTACAAGAAACCTTATCAAACACAGGCCATGTATACACACCATTGGCTTTAATTGTTAGCCAAGCGACATGGAACAAACTAAGCCGTCACGATCAAAGAGTTCTGCGCCAAGCCGCTATTGATGCTGGCGACTACGAGCGTCAAGTTAACCGTCGAGTCAATCTTGAAAGCTTGGATGTTATTAAACAAAACATGGAAGTCGTAACGCTAACACCTGAAGCACTGGTCGGCTTCCAAGAAGCGACTAAGCCCGTTATTGAGAAATACACACCAATCATTGGCAAAGATGTTGTCTCCGCTTTCCAAGAACAAATTAAAAAAGCTGAAAACGAATTAGCCGCTCAGTAA
- a CDS encoding mandelate racemase/muconate lactonizing enzyme family protein, which produces MKIIDVIPHAISVPLETPFYFAQGWVHNRSSMIIEIVTDEGVVGFGEALCHGLQSPHIAAAFIEHTFKPLLLGRSPFDVEVLWEEMYNVTRPYGQGGSAVNAISGVDIALWDVIGKALNKPIHSLIGGAFRKEVTPYATGFYRVADAKYPEAAIEEAHRYVDGGFEAFKLKIGFGVDEDIAFIRSIREAVGNDVKIMADANGAYNAAAARRIIKETEELNLYFLEELLAPEDIAGYQEIKNLSTTYIAAGEQLFGKMGYRPWLEQRALDVIQPDLCSSGGITECKKIAAMAQANHTMMIPHVWGSGIGIAASLQFIASLPSSPLSLNPIEPMLEFDQSSHPFRKDLICDGIKMENGKVQISTKPGIGVDVNTDIIKQYKIN; this is translated from the coding sequence GTGAAAATTATTGATGTCATTCCACACGCAATCTCAGTTCCACTAGAGACGCCGTTTTATTTCGCACAAGGCTGGGTTCATAACCGTAGCTCAATGATCATCGAAATCGTTACTGATGAAGGGGTTGTTGGTTTTGGTGAAGCACTTTGTCACGGCCTACAGAGCCCGCACATTGCGGCGGCATTTATTGAACATACCTTTAAGCCGCTACTGCTCGGACGCAGCCCGTTCGACGTGGAAGTACTTTGGGAAGAGATGTACAACGTGACTCGCCCATACGGTCAAGGTGGTTCTGCGGTGAACGCGATCAGCGGTGTTGATATTGCACTGTGGGATGTCATTGGTAAGGCTCTCAATAAGCCGATTCACTCACTGATCGGCGGTGCTTTCCGCAAGGAAGTCACCCCGTACGCAACTGGCTTCTATCGTGTCGCAGACGCGAAATATCCAGAAGCGGCTATTGAGGAAGCACATCGCTATGTCGATGGTGGCTTTGAAGCGTTCAAACTCAAAATTGGATTTGGCGTAGATGAAGACATCGCCTTTATTCGTTCGATTCGTGAAGCCGTTGGTAATGATGTGAAGATCATGGCTGATGCTAATGGGGCGTACAACGCCGCTGCTGCACGTCGCATCATCAAAGAAACAGAAGAGTTAAACCTGTACTTCTTAGAGGAGCTGTTAGCTCCAGAAGACATTGCTGGCTATCAAGAAATCAAGAACCTTTCTACGACTTATATCGCCGCAGGTGAGCAACTGTTCGGGAAAATGGGCTACCGCCCTTGGCTTGAACAGAGAGCGTTAGACGTGATTCAACCTGATCTATGTTCTTCAGGTGGTATCACGGAATGTAAGAAGATTGCAGCAATGGCACAAGCAAACCACACCATGATGATTCCACACGTGTGGGGTTCTGGTATTGGTATTGCGGCCTCTTTACAATTTATTGCTTCACTACCAAGTTCACCACTATCACTCAACCCTATCGAGCCAATGCTTGAGTTTGACCAGTCTTCACACCCATTCCGCAAAGATCTCATTTGCGATGGCATCAAGATGGAAAACGGCAAGGTACAAATCTCTACCAAACCGGGCATCGGTGTCGATGTGAATACCGACATCATCAAGCAATACAAAATTAACTAA
- a CDS encoding TRAP transporter large permease, which produces MSVFILFATFALLVIASVPIAISLGMATLLTIISTGTLSVDFLVSTLITSVDSFPIMAVPFFILAGDIMGSGGISQRLVNFANSLVKNITGGFAIASIITCMFFAAISGSGPATVAAVGGIMIPAMIKYGYDKGFATAVVTAAGAIGVMIPPSIPMVMYGVSAGVSIGDLFIAGIIPGILVSLCLMAWAYIYSKKKGYKGSDEPFSWKEVWAQFKHAQLALLIPVIILGGIYGGIFTPTEASVVAVVYGLIVSLFAYKEITFKDLPKIFTKSVITSVIVLLIVGTATAFGKYLALEQIPTQIANAMLDFSDSKVIFIILMVALLLVVGCFMETVAAIIILTPILVPVAMLFGFNPVHIGIIMVVTLAIGFITPPLGLNLFVGSSVSGVSVEKLSKAIIPFFLAMMFALTLIVFIPQISLILI; this is translated from the coding sequence ATGTCAGTATTTATTTTGTTTGCGACTTTCGCACTACTCGTTATTGCCTCTGTGCCCATTGCTATCTCATTGGGTATGGCAACGCTACTCACCATTATTTCAACCGGCACCTTAAGCGTTGATTTTCTTGTGAGTACCTTAATCACCTCTGTCGATTCTTTCCCAATTATGGCAGTACCATTTTTCATCCTAGCGGGTGACATCATGGGCAGCGGCGGTATCTCGCAACGTTTGGTGAACTTTGCTAACTCATTAGTGAAAAACATCACGGGTGGTTTCGCAATTGCTTCAATCATTACATGTATGTTCTTCGCTGCTATCTCGGGCTCTGGCCCAGCTACGGTAGCGGCGGTTGGCGGCATCATGATTCCAGCGATGATCAAGTACGGCTACGACAAGGGCTTTGCAACCGCGGTTGTTACAGCAGCCGGTGCGATTGGTGTCATGATTCCACCAAGTATCCCAATGGTGATGTACGGCGTATCTGCAGGCGTATCAATTGGCGACTTATTCATTGCAGGCATCATCCCAGGCATCTTGGTATCGCTTTGTTTGATGGCTTGGGCATACATCTACTCAAAGAAGAAAGGCTACAAAGGATCAGACGAACCGTTTAGCTGGAAAGAGGTGTGGGCTCAATTTAAACACGCTCAACTCGCACTGCTTATCCCAGTAATCATTCTTGGTGGTATCTACGGCGGTATTTTCACCCCAACAGAAGCAAGTGTAGTAGCGGTGGTTTATGGCCTTATTGTGAGCCTATTCGCCTATAAAGAAATTACCTTTAAAGACTTACCAAAAATCTTCACTAAATCGGTGATTACTTCCGTGATTGTGTTGTTGATTGTGGGTACCGCGACTGCCTTTGGTAAGTACTTAGCACTTGAACAAATTCCAACACAAATTGCTAACGCGATGCTTGATTTCTCCGATAGCAAGGTGATCTTCATTATCTTGATGGTAGCACTACTGCTCGTTGTCGGCTGTTTCATGGAGACCGTTGCGGCAATCATTATTCTGACGCCAATCTTGGTTCCAGTGGCCATGCTATTCGGTTTCAACCCAGTACACATCGGCATCATCATGGTGGTGACATTGGCTATCGGGTTTATCACTCCCCCTCTGGGCCTAAACTTATTTGTTGGCTCGAGCGTTTCAGGGGTCTCTGTTGAGAAACTCTCTAAGGCGATTATCCCGTTCTTCCTAGCCATGATGTTCGCGTTAACGCTGATTGTATTTATTCCTCAGATATCTCTGATTCTGATTTAA
- a CDS encoding winged helix-turn-helix domain-containing protein, which translates to MESLSLAQAQKMVLLSQKLPPKKLPSKKQRNGGALANTLSAIENLGYVQIDTISVIQRAHHHTLWNRNQDYQLNHLDKLLERREVFEYWSHAAAYLPMRDFRFSLHRKNGFASGKLKHWYKKDDALMAHVLKRIENEGPLMAKDFEGDRPNPGGWGGKPAKQALETLFMQGDLMVPNRVSFHKVYDLTERVLPSEIDTSEPTEQEYIEHIITRYLEANGVGIASDMSYLLKNTKPLIQKTLQQMLEDKQVLKVDIQGSDYYVLPGAFDLLNQPLSRTKLKILSPFDNLLIQRKRMQSLFNFDYLLECYVPEAKRQFGYFSLPILWQGKLVARMDCKVDRKTRLLNIRNLVVEDRVKTHESLIHALCEELKHFMAFNQCDEMTAHNTTPSDLGKRLMSHWQTV; encoded by the coding sequence ATGGAATCATTGTCACTCGCCCAAGCGCAAAAAATGGTACTGCTTTCACAAAAACTGCCACCTAAGAAGCTGCCCTCAAAGAAACAACGTAATGGGGGCGCTTTGGCGAACACGTTGTCTGCGATTGAAAACCTTGGCTATGTGCAAATTGATACCATTTCCGTGATTCAGCGAGCCCACCATCATACGTTGTGGAATCGCAATCAAGATTACCAACTGAACCATCTCGATAAGCTGTTAGAGCGTCGAGAGGTGTTTGAGTATTGGTCGCATGCCGCTGCGTATTTACCCATGCGTGACTTCCGATTCAGCCTACATCGCAAGAATGGTTTTGCAAGCGGTAAGCTCAAGCATTGGTATAAAAAGGATGACGCACTGATGGCTCATGTTCTCAAGCGAATTGAGAATGAAGGGCCGTTGATGGCGAAAGACTTTGAAGGGGATAGGCCAAACCCCGGCGGGTGGGGCGGTAAACCGGCCAAGCAAGCATTAGAAACCTTGTTCATGCAAGGCGATTTAATGGTGCCAAACCGAGTGAGTTTTCATAAGGTGTATGACCTAACCGAGCGAGTTTTGCCGAGCGAAATTGATACCTCTGAGCCGACTGAACAAGAGTACATCGAGCATATCATTACGCGTTATTTAGAGGCTAACGGAGTTGGAATAGCGTCGGATATGAGCTACCTGCTCAAGAACACAAAGCCTCTGATTCAGAAAACACTCCAACAGATGCTTGAAGATAAGCAGGTTCTGAAAGTAGATATTCAAGGCTCTGATTACTATGTCCTGCCAGGTGCTTTTGATCTGCTGAATCAACCTCTTTCCAGAACCAAGCTTAAGATACTGTCTCCGTTTGATAACCTGCTGATTCAACGAAAGCGAATGCAATCATTGTTCAACTTTGACTACCTCCTAGAGTGCTATGTGCCTGAGGCCAAGCGCCAGTTTGGTTACTTTAGTTTACCGATTCTGTGGCAAGGTAAGCTGGTGGCACGAATGGATTGCAAGGTCGACAGGAAGACCCGTTTACTCAATATTCGTAACTTGGTTGTTGAAGACAGAGTTAAAACTCATGAGTCATTGATTCACGCCTTATGCGAAGAACTTAAACACTTCATGGCGTTTAACCAATGTGATGAGATGACTGCCCATAACACCACACCTTCCGATCTTGGCAAGCGCTTGATGAGCCATTGGCAAACAGTCTAG
- a CDS encoding LysR substrate-binding domain-containing protein: MDKLTSMKVFVYVVEQGSFRSAANHFNLSATMISKHVHSLEASLKSQLIHRTTRKQSLTDSGQLYYRECKRILEDISNAENLIQTLENQPQGTVKINCPVTYGNKVLAPIVAKFLAHHPTINVELVLNNDLVDPYSSDIDLIVRIGDLSDSSLVARYLGDYEMCYCAAPEYLNQHAEIRVLEDLAQHPSLGFSYSSQAPHATPNKERVRLMSNNGDVLRYAALQGVGVLLQPTILVAEEIKRGALLEILPGMAPLPKPIHLLYKTKQLSLKNRTFVEFLLAALSE; encoded by the coding sequence ATGGATAAGTTAACCAGCATGAAAGTCTTCGTCTACGTGGTGGAACAAGGCAGCTTTCGTAGCGCCGCAAACCACTTCAACCTGTCGGCGACCATGATAAGTAAGCATGTCCATTCCTTAGAAGCCAGTTTGAAGTCTCAGCTGATCCACCGCACCACGCGTAAGCAGTCTTTAACCGATTCCGGTCAGCTTTATTATCGAGAATGTAAACGGATTCTCGAAGACATCAGCAATGCTGAAAACCTAATTCAAACCTTGGAGAACCAGCCACAAGGGACGGTAAAGATAAACTGTCCGGTCACCTATGGGAACAAGGTGCTTGCCCCGATTGTGGCTAAGTTCCTCGCGCATCACCCAACGATTAATGTCGAACTCGTACTGAACAACGACCTTGTCGATCCTTATTCATCCGATATTGATTTGATTGTGCGAATCGGTGACCTGTCTGATTCCAGTTTAGTCGCCAGATACTTAGGGGATTATGAGATGTGTTACTGCGCGGCTCCTGAGTACCTTAACCAACATGCTGAAATCAGAGTACTAGAAGACTTGGCGCAGCACCCATCGCTTGGATTCAGTTACAGCAGCCAAGCCCCTCACGCCACACCGAATAAAGAGCGTGTGCGCTTGATGTCGAATAATGGGGATGTGTTGCGATATGCCGCCCTACAAGGTGTGGGCGTGTTGTTGCAACCGACAATCTTAGTCGCAGAAGAGATTAAACGTGGAGCGCTGTTGGAAATCCTACCCGGCATGGCGCCGTTACCAAAGCCGATTCACTTGCTCTACAAAACTAAGCAACTGTCGTTGAAGAACAGAACCTTTGTCGAGTTTTTATTAGCTGCTCTTTCCGAGTAA
- a CDS encoding TRAP transporter small permease: MLNWLDKYFENTIAVILLVIMTAAIFLQVVSRTFDYSIAWTEELARYCFIWLVYIGISFAVAKKSHIKIEAIAMLIDEKEKKYLSLFSDFVFLAFSVVILFKSTQMVTNLYYLGQTSPALGLPMWIVYLAGPVGFALTSIRLIQQMVSTTDDIKTAK, encoded by the coding sequence ATGTTGAATTGGTTAGATAAGTATTTTGAAAATACGATAGCCGTAATACTGCTCGTTATTATGACGGCGGCAATATTCTTACAAGTAGTATCCAGAACATTCGATTATTCAATTGCTTGGACTGAAGAGTTAGCTCGCTATTGTTTCATTTGGTTAGTTTATATCGGCATCAGCTTTGCTGTCGCGAAAAAGAGCCACATAAAAATAGAAGCCATAGCAATGTTAATAGATGAGAAGGAAAAAAAGTACCTAAGCCTATTTTCGGACTTCGTCTTCTTAGCATTCTCTGTTGTTATTTTATTTAAATCAACGCAAATGGTGACGAACCTATATTACCTAGGTCAAACATCACCAGCACTTGGGTTGCCAATGTGGATCGTTTATCTAGCAGGCCCAGTAGGCTTTGCACTTACATCAATCAGGTTGATTCAACAGATGGTATCCACCACTGATGACATCAAAACAGCGAAATAG
- a CDS encoding Gfo/Idh/MocA family protein, which translates to MKWGILGTSFISGVMADAIKGDAQSELYAVAGRTEKTLNEFAAQYQPTRTFNSYEALIEDESVDIIYIALPNHVHHEYVIKAAQKGKAILCEKSLSVDMEKTEQALQAVKEAGVFFAEGLMYLNHPLIAKLHQELATGEIGEVRSIQGSYVAAIDQFVNPASKGALYNLGCYPMSLIHSVAQQQFGESVFDDVQVSAIGRRGQDGNICESSAMMRFNDRFTAQIHTAEDHGLKHGFTVLGSKGCITLDTNPWLPTEDNTFTVEIYETSTREVKAEAQGDGFHYQVRNIRQAVERGDTQLVAPMATHQDSRVIMKLLTDWEQAAS; encoded by the coding sequence ATGAAATGGGGAATCCTAGGAACCAGCTTTATCTCAGGCGTAATGGCGGATGCGATTAAAGGCGATGCTCAAAGCGAGTTGTATGCCGTTGCTGGTCGTACTGAAAAAACACTTAACGAGTTTGCTGCTCAATACCAACCAACACGAACCTTCAACAGCTATGAAGCCTTGATTGAAGATGAGTCGGTCGACATTATCTATATTGCTCTGCCAAACCATGTCCATCATGAGTATGTGATTAAAGCGGCTCAAAAAGGCAAAGCGATCTTGTGTGAGAAGTCTCTGTCGGTAGATATGGAAAAAACCGAGCAAGCCTTGCAAGCCGTGAAAGAAGCGGGCGTATTCTTTGCAGAAGGTTTGATGTATCTAAACCATCCACTTATCGCCAAGCTTCATCAAGAACTAGCAACCGGTGAGATTGGTGAAGTGCGCTCAATCCAAGGCTCCTACGTTGCGGCAATTGATCAGTTCGTGAACCCTGCAAGTAAAGGCGCGCTGTACAACCTTGGCTGCTACCCAATGTCGCTGATTCACTCTGTTGCGCAGCAGCAATTTGGTGAGAGCGTGTTCGATGACGTGCAGGTCTCAGCAATCGGTCGACGAGGCCAAGATGGCAATATCTGTGAATCGTCGGCGATGATGCGTTTCAATGACCGCTTTACCGCGCAAATCCATACTGCTGAAGACCACGGTTTAAAGCACGGCTTTACGGTCCTAGGCAGTAAAGGCTGCATTACGCTAGATACTAATCCATGGCTACCGACCGAAGACAACACATTCACGGTTGAGATCTATGAAACGTCGACACGTGAAGTGAAAGCTGAAGCGCAAGGCGATGGTTTCCACTATCAAGTGCGTAATATTCGCCAAGCAGTTGAGCGAGGTGACACACAACTTGTTGCGCCGATGGCGACTCATCAAGACTCTCGTGTAATCATGAAGTTACTGACTGATTGGGAACAAGCGGCGAGCTAG
- a CDS encoding 2-dehydro-3-deoxy-6-phosphogalactonate aldolase — protein sequence MTNKDFNLSDHLPLVAIIRGVEPEDCIRVTQILIEEGFSMIEVPLNSPDALTSIKMLVEHFGDQYLIGAGTVTTPEKAQAVIDTGANLVVTPNFNEQVVKMSVAAGCVSFPGVVTPTEAFAALAAGATGLKLFPVSVLGLDGFKALNSVLPPEAICLPVGGINPTIESMKPYLDIGAKGFGLGASLYKPGLSDDEIRANAKAFNTAFKESVA from the coding sequence ATGACAAATAAAGACTTTAACCTAAGTGATCACTTACCACTCGTTGCCATTATCCGTGGTGTAGAACCGGAAGATTGTATTCGTGTGACGCAGATTTTGATTGAGGAAGGCTTCTCAATGATTGAAGTGCCATTGAACTCACCAGATGCATTGACCAGCATTAAAATGCTAGTCGAACATTTCGGTGATCAATATTTAATTGGCGCGGGTACCGTTACCACACCAGAAAAAGCACAAGCTGTGATTGATACAGGTGCAAACTTAGTGGTAACGCCGAACTTCAACGAACAGGTCGTGAAAATGTCAGTGGCTGCAGGTTGCGTCAGCTTCCCTGGTGTTGTTACGCCGACAGAGGCGTTCGCTGCACTTGCTGCCGGCGCGACAGGGTTAAAACTATTCCCGGTTTCTGTCCTTGGGCTTGATGGCTTTAAAGCGTTGAATTCCGTGCTGCCTCCCGAAGCAATCTGCTTACCAGTAGGTGGTATCAACCCTACCATCGAGAGCATGAAACCATACTTAGACATAGGTGCGAAAGGCTTTGGTTTAGGGGCGTCACTTTACAAGCCTGGCTTATCTGACGACGAGATTCGCGCCAATGCAAAGGCATTCAATACCGCCTTTAAAGAGTCTGTAGCTTAA
- a CDS encoding putative quinol monooxygenase, which produces MPQMNETIFVTAELKIKTNIERAAAIEAIEQFCLDMQSEPGCLQAIATYDQSQSDRVILLEQYANREAINQHFVMPHTQAFIERDITELVQAFETQRGPIKTQEQEI; this is translated from the coding sequence ATGCCTCAAATGAACGAAACCATCTTTGTTACTGCCGAACTTAAGATCAAAACTAACATAGAGCGAGCTGCTGCGATCGAAGCTATCGAACAGTTTTGTTTAGACATGCAAAGCGAGCCGGGCTGTCTACAAGCGATTGCAACCTATGATCAAAGCCAAAGCGATCGTGTGATCTTGCTTGAGCAATACGCAAACCGCGAGGCGATCAATCAGCACTTTGTGATGCCTCATACCCAAGCGTTTATTGAGCGTGATATTACGGAATTAGTGCAAGCATTTGAAACGCAACGTGGACCAATCAAAACACAAGAGCAGGAGATCTAA
- a CDS encoding IclR family transcriptional regulator codes for MSKLQGNQALVKAIAVIDSIAEGNRQLKDVCEHLQLPKSTVHRIIQGLIEARYIREVKGIGLVLGTKMIQLGIRAQQDMPLKEIAKPFIRELAAQTKDTVHLGIKDEDQIFYLDKIPGERAIQLRSQVGDRLPMSATGIGKALMIDMPKMEWIRLISSQTNHDVESMLKRMNEYSKHDYSYDLEDNEDLVRCVAVPIRNKYNNIIAAISVTSIKEYMSDERMTELIPVITEYCQKISKQLN; via the coding sequence ATGAGCAAGTTACAAGGTAATCAAGCATTGGTAAAAGCAATCGCAGTCATCGACTCGATCGCTGAAGGTAATCGACAACTGAAAGATGTGTGTGAACATTTGCAGCTGCCGAAATCTACGGTGCACAGAATTATCCAAGGCCTTATTGAAGCTCGCTATATCCGAGAAGTGAAAGGGATTGGTCTAGTGCTAGGTACTAAAATGATTCAACTTGGTATCCGCGCCCAACAAGACATGCCTCTCAAAGAAATTGCGAAACCCTTTATTCGCGAACTTGCTGCTCAAACTAAAGATACCGTCCATCTAGGCATCAAAGATGAGGATCAAATCTTCTACCTAGATAAAATCCCGGGAGAGCGTGCAATTCAACTGCGATCTCAAGTGGGAGACCGACTGCCAATGTCTGCAACAGGGATTGGAAAAGCGTTAATGATTGATATGCCAAAGATGGAATGGATTCGACTTATTTCATCGCAAACTAATCATGACGTCGAGTCGATGCTAAAAAGAATGAATGAATATTCTAAGCATGACTATAGCTATGACTTAGAAGATAACGAAGACCTTGTACGTTGCGTTGCTGTACCAATAAGAAATAAATATAACAATATTATTGCGGCTATATCAGTAACCAGTATCAAAGAATATATGTCTGACGAAAGAATGACAGAGTTAATTCCTGTTATTACTGAGTATTGCCAGAAAATATCCAAGCAACTTAATTAA